A DNA window from Salvelinus alpinus chromosome 39, SLU_Salpinus.1, whole genome shotgun sequence contains the following coding sequences:
- the LOC139566708 gene encoding E3 ubiquitin-protein ligase TRIM21-like, with translation MASSSSLLSEEQFLCSICLDVFTEPVSTSCGHNFCMACITKYWNGKNLCQCPLCQDKFSRRPKLHITTTFREVLENFKKTRDRRRDGSPSKPEIVPCDVCTGMKRKALKSCLVCQTSYCETHLEPHQIASPLKRHKLINPVVNLQDRMCKKHDRLLELFCRTDQTCVCQFCTETDHKTHDTVPIEDECGERKVQLGKTEAEVQRIIQERLKKVKDIKLSVYLSRRDAEREIADSVQVFTALVRSIEKSQAELIEVIEEKQKAVERQAGGLIKELEQEITALKRRSTELKQLSHTEDHLQLLQSFSSLVCTPPLTKDWSEISVHSDLCVGTVRRAVSQLEETLNKEMEKLPEVKLRRIQQYAVDVTLDPDTANLYLIMSEDGKQVRCGDTPQNLPDNPKRFYQYPIVLGKDGFSSGRFYYEVTVKRKTDWDVGVARQPKDRKVNISPSSVYRLWTVSLRDGNTYKACTFPPVFLSLREKPQKVGVFVDYEEGQVSFYDVEARSHIYSFTGCNFTDKLYPFFSPCMNAGGKNSAPLIISPVNHTH, from the coding sequence ATGGCTTCCTCCAGCAGTCTCCTGTCTGAAGAGCAGTTCCTGTGCTCTATCTGTCTGGATGTGTTCACTGAGCCAGTCTCCACTTCATGTGGACACAACTTCTGCATGGCCTGTATAACAAAGTACTGGAATGGCAAGAACCTGTGTCAATGTCCACTGTGTCAGGATAAATTCTCCAGACGACCGAAGCTTCACATCACCACGACCTTCAGAGAAGTTCTGGAGAATTTTAAAAAGACGAGAGACAGACGTAGAGATGGGTCCCCTTCCAAACCGGAAATAGTTCCCTGTGACGTCTGTACTGGGATGAAGCGCAAAGCCCTGAAGTCCTGCCTGGTGTGTCAGACCTCTTACTGTGAAACTCACCTTGAGCCTCATCAGATAGCCTCACCCTTAAAGAGACACAAACTGATCAACCCTGTGGTGAACCTACAAGACAGGATGTGTAAGAAACATGACAGACTCCTGGAGCTGTTCTGTAGGACCGACCAGACATGTGTGTGTCAGTTCTGCACTGAAACAGACCACAAGACTCATGACACTGTTCCTATAGAGGACGAGTGTGGAGAGAGGAAGGTTCAGCTGGGGAAAACTGAGGCAGAAGTGCAGCGGATTATCCAGGAGCGACTGAAGAAGGTTAAAGATATCAAACTCTCAGTATATCTCAGtaggagagatgcagagagagagatagcagacaGCGTGCAGGTTTTCACTGCTCTGGTGCGCTCCATTGAGAAAAGCCAGGCGGAGCTAATTGAGGTAATTGAGGAGAAGCAGAAAGCAGTAGAGAGGCAGGCTGGAGGGCTCATTAAAGAACTGGAGCAGGAAATCACTGCGCTAAAGAGGAGAAGCACTGAGCTGAAGCAGCTCTCACACACTGAGGACCACCTCCAACTTCTCCAGAGCTTCTCATCCCTAGTGTGCACCCCTCCACTCACCAAGgactggtctgagatcagtgttcacagtgatcTGTGTGTGGGGACGGTGAGGAGAGCTGTGTCTCAGCTGGAGGAGACAttgaataaagagatggagaagcTGCCTGAGGTCAAACTGAGGAGGATTCAGCAGTATGCAGTGGATGTGACTCTGGACCCTGATACAGCAAATCTATATCTCATCATGTCTGAAGATGGCAAACAAGTAAGATGTGGCGACACACCACAGAATCTTCCGGACAATCCAAAACGGTTTTATCAGTATCCCATTGTCCTTGGAAAGGATGGCTTCTCCTCCGGGAGATTTTACTATGAAGTGACGGTTAAGCGGAAAACTGACTGGGATGTAGGTGTGGCCAGACAGCCCAAAGACAGGAAGGTTAATATCTCACCTAGCTCTGTGTATAGACTCTGGACTGTGTCTCTGAGGGATGGGAATACTTACAAAGCCTGTACCTTCCCCCCTGTCTTCCTTTCCTTGAGAGAGAAGCCCCAGAAGGTGGGGGTGTTTGTGGACtatgaggagggtcaggtctccttctatgatgtggaggccaggtctcaTATCTACTCTTTCACTGGCTGCAACTTTACAGACAAACTCTATCCATTCTTCAGCCCCTGTATGAATGCTGGTGGTAAAAACTCAGCCCCACTTATCATCTCTCCTGTCAATCACACACACTGA